The Microcebus murinus isolate Inina chromosome 9, M.murinus_Inina_mat1.0, whole genome shotgun sequence nucleotide sequence CTGAACAATACTGGGACCAGTAGCTATTTTAATATCTGTAAGAGCTTTAGCCCAGGCTGAAGTGCTCACCAACCACAAAAAAGTGACAACAAGAGTAACAACAAAGTcctaaagcaaaaatatatatgagtTAATAATGaacagttaatttaaaaatattaaatttcaaatcCATGATGAAGAGATAGAGATTACATTTAAGCCCATGATACTAATGGCCTTCAtgatatactttataaaaaaggTCACAGCATAGTAAACATTGTTGTTTACTGTTACTCGTACAGTGCCGTAATATGTTTTGATCATCCCCCTCTCTCCTATCACCTTTTCCcagctcactctctctctggcACCCCAATCTCAAAAATCCATTGACCCCACCAGGACCGACAATCTGATTCTACTACTTTTGTACTGTCTCTCAACTTCACCAATGACCTCACttcctttaattaatttatattctacGGTCTTTCATTATAATCCCTTGCATACACTCTCAACTCCCTTATCCTTCTCCTGGTTTCTTATACTGTTCTAGCAAAACTTTAACTTTAGTTAAATCTAATTCTCCATGAGACAGATAATGAAATGGTGAAAAGCACACAACTAAGATAGcttgtctctttttaaattaatgaccACAAATTTTATGAATGCTCATCATgttaagaaaaagacaacaaaaaatcTTTCGAAACATCTTAATAGTAAATTTTTACTGAATCTTTTGCTGTTTATTACATTTCTAAGAATAGAATGGATGGTTTTAATGTTTTAGATAGTTTCTTATTCAACTaacaagatgaagaaaaagagaaccaTTTATTCTCCTTACCCAATCTTCTCTGCTGGGgaactaaaattttgttaaatagtATTGGTTAAAAAGATCTAAATAACACTTTAAGTATGCATTTGTATAATACAAAGTGTAAGTCCTATATTCTTTGGCCTTCCTTCAAATAATTGACCTGAGTGGGAATAATGCAAAATTTGTACCCTTTTGACACTATATACTCTAAGCATATAGGTACCTTCAAGGATAGAAGCTCCTACACATCTGCAGCAAAAATCCCTCCAAGCTCAGAATAGGTTTTGAAGCTTATggagtgtttgtttttaaaataaatctgattagtttttaattattttgccaGCCACCTTTGATCATTTATTTAGGATAAATACCAGTAATCTCTTATGAGATATAGAAGCTATATTATATAGCCTGCCCACATGGTCAAACAGCATTGAATAAATGCCTTGTGATTAGAGAACCAAAAACAATTACTAATTATACAAACAGAGGTATTTGCATTTCAGCTTTCCGCTACtcgtccttttaaaaaaatgtagatcaAACAGATAAGGCTAGAAATATTACAGCTTAAATTTTCTACACTGTGGAAACACTCCCCTTTCTGCTGCTGTACTCTGCTATACATTCTGCCGCAGGTAGACATTTTCTAAACACTTGCTAGAAATACTATGCCTTttggacaggggtcctcaaactatggaccgagggccacatgcggccttgCCCAGTGTTTTttgcccctgctgcctgtcctgcttagcagcggacTCGTCCCAGGCCTATAGTGCGTACGTATGAAATgcgcgctgcactctccaatggccctccaacggtctgaggaacagtgaactggccccctgtttaaaaagtttgaggacccttgctttTGGAGAACTGATATATAATATGAGGTTATCATATGTTAAACAAGTTCTCTCCTCTAGCCTGAAGTTCATATGTCAAATCCTcttaattttcaagtattttcctccttccaaattcctgtgtttttttctggttATGTATGTTATTTCAATCTACTTTGCTGATGGCTTAAGTTATAACATTCTTATATTTCAAAAGCAGGAACTTTTCTGAAAAATGATGCATAAAGTAACCCTAGAGTGAAGAAAAGTGGGGGAAATCCTGGTCCCTACTGACCTGTCCTACTCAGGACTCTAGTCATACTCCACTCCAAGTGAATGGTGCCACTTGGAGTTCTGCAATGCAAAACCCACAGCTGCCTGGGCATCTCTGCTCCTACCAGTAAGTCAGGATATgatttataaaagatttttagGATTTGAGATACcctatttttgtttggtttcatTTTCTGGAATTCTCAATTATTTACATTGTCTAGAACTCTTAAGCTCCTGCTACTTAACACAAAAAAGTGctacattttcttcaaaaaagaaagactgaaattTTCATACTTGAAATACTTCTAGAAACACCTCAGCACCGAATTGGGAATATTGCTAAAAAATCTTGTCCTCATTCACAAACAATACCTAAAAATCAATGtcataatttgtttatatttaaacattGGGGTAtctcaaaaaaacttttttatatttatatgattaaattaaaaatagaactaaaatttaatttagaagtTGGACTTTACAGACAAGAAGAACCCATTATTTGCTATAGCAACAAAAACCCACTTAAGGAACCAATTCtggattatttctttatataactaCTAATGATCACTCTGAGGTGGAAGATTTCTTGTGACTTTCTGTATGATGCAACTAGagcagttttacagttttatcaGACAAGAAAACCCCTCTACAAAAATAGATCTGAATGCTGCTTCAagaaatatggtatttttaaCGTTTACCAgctaaaatatgagaaataaatcattgaaagatttaacaaaataattagtTGGGATGACAAAATGGCAAGAAATATCttctaaaaaaagaattttaacaaaGTATAATTATCTATATGATCATCTTAGtccctttttaaattaaataaggcTTGAAGAGTCTGCAGAAGATACAGATTCCTAACATACAATTCCTGTTGGATAAACACTGCAAATTAAAATAGTTGATGTCTATCTTTTGAAAGACCCTTAACAACCaagaagtattttataaaaacatctaGCTTTCTTATGCCCTCTAAGACATAAGAAACAGAATAAATCTGAATGATAAAAGACTGTTTTATTCCTTACTTACccatttgcatttttacaatccaggcagcaaaaaattaaaagtaaataaatatataaaacttgttatcttatttaataatcCTTCATATTTCAATAACCTTTCCTTTAAAGTGACTTCACAAATAATTACCAGATGTAGTGTTTTCTCATACACATAAGTGATCAGTATCACAAAAATACTTGTTTTCTCTTCAAGTCAATAGCACTAAGACTGACTTTGTAGTTATCCTTATATTATAGTAGAGGTCCCGCTTAAAAGCATGGCGTATATCTGGATTTGCTGCCACCAATAATCCAAGACAGATTCTACTAACTAAATCTCAgcgaatattttatttctagctcAGCAGACTCTAAAGCCAAGACAAATATCGGGACTTCAATTCCAAAACCTTTGTTGGCATCTCAAAGATTCAAAATTAGCTCATGGCTGCCACTAATGCTGAATAGAACAATTATCTGGTTCAGATTTTAAAGAGTTTAGGAATATAGATCAGGAATCAGCAAACTATTTCtgaaaagggccagatagtaaataattttttatctctgtcacaactactcaactcaaACACTATAGCATGAAAGAAGCCATAGACAATGTGTAAATGATTGGGTATGGCTGGCTTCCAAAAaaaactttaagtaaaaaaagagTGAGACAGATTTGACCTGTGGGCCAGTTTGCTAATCCCTGATACAGACAATTAAGCCCAATAAGATATTGTAAAGGCATAAAGGGAGccttaagaaaaaagataagtaGAAAGTTATGAGACTACTGGTATGATCAGCAATTCTTCAAATTAAAGGCATtaattttctacttaatttttctgcTGTTTGCAACCTAATATGCTTTAtcacatattttagttttttccagGTTAAAACagagttaaaaacaaattttccctAGAGTGCAAATAGGCTTAAAGAACTGAGTCAAATTAACAACGGGAGAAAGCTCAATCTCATGGCAAACATAAGCCAAATTACATTGAACTGGCTTATGCCAAGAATTTTGATTTCCAGTGTAAAATACCTATATTGAACTTCAAATATaactttaacaaattatttttttaataaaaagaataaaatgattactTACAACCATGGGAAGTTTACGACTATCCCGATATAGGTTTGTGTAACCAACATAAAGCAGAAGGGCTGCAATGCAGTACAGGAACACAAAGACTGCAAAGGTAACATAGAATTGTGCAGAAGACGAGTAATCGCCTATGAGGACATGATCTTTCCAAAATACTTCACACGCATTTACATGTAGAGGTGACTCAAATGATGCCTGATTCaacctattaaaataaatgtatgaattacTGGACTCTCCCAACAGAAATAGGAATACTTAAgaagaatattgaaatgatatttcaaaaaatactacccaaatatattaaaaacattttccttttgaaaaagaggtaaaattcaaatatttaagtgaaattttcataataaacttacataaattatacctcatAATTGGTTTATGATTGAATACAgactgaattaaatatttattttcataccaGATACTACCTTCCTACACTACATAGATTAGCCAATTAGGAGGGATTATACCTAATAGTTTACAATTTGAGACATGATATTCCATTCTTGGAGACAAAGTCTGTGTGACTATCCCCAGGGGAGCCAATTATAATGATGACATACATTTTAGCCTTGGATTAATTAGTTACTAACTGAAAATTAACACTGCCTTTAATTTTCCCCATCCATAAATAGCAAAAATACAGTTCGTTGGCAGGAACTATACAGAAGAAGGGGCAAGAGACACAGAGACGCTTTGATGATTACTAAGTACTTATTATCTGACTTATCTTTAATatagtgattttatttaattatcaaaacATCCTTACAATTATCAAAACAAGGTAATATTTCCAATTTATTGGGCAAAAAAACTGAGTCTTAGATCACGTAAGTATAGTTAGTAAGTAGAAGAGTCACACCCTGGCTTAAACATAGGACATGTTTGATAGACTTTTCAATAGATATTGAAGTCAAACAGAAGACTTCACAATACAACTGTGTTTCTTCTAATTTAGGGATTCTCACACTACAGTGATAGAGCagtctctattttgttttgtttcttaatttccaatCCACCATGGAATGACAGAATAAAAATGTCAAGGCAATGTCATATTGCTATAAAGTTTCTAAATGCTTACTTTCACTTTCTGTATTAATTTGACATAGACCAGAGAATATTTGCAGTCAGGCACTGGTTTGTGTACCACAGTTTTAATAACTTTCTACCCCCCAAATTAATAAATTACTGGAAATCTTAATGAATcaatatgaaagtaaaaaaagttGTTAAgccataaaagcaaataaataacttACCTGAATGGATAACCAAAAGTAGCTATAATAGTTTTATTGTCATTTGCAGGAGGACAATGCACTAGAATTTCTGTTTTGCCCTTAAACCCTCCACAGGTAGCAAAAGCAAAGATGGAAGCAATCTATACAAAGTGacaccacaaaagaaaaaagaaaagagaagcattACTGCACCCAAAACCACAAGGGTCAT carries:
- the SYPL1 gene encoding synaptophysin-like protein 1, whose translation is MASNVYLVRQRISRLGQRMSAFQLNLNPLKEPLGFIKVLEWIASIFAFATCGGFKGKTEILVHCPPANDNKTIIATFGYPFRLNQASFESPLHVNACEVFWKDHVLIGDYSSSAQFYVTFAVFVFLYCIAALLLYVGYTNLYRDSRKLPMVDFVVTLVVTFLWLVSTSAWAKALTDIKIATGPSIVQELMPCKKPGVTCYFGSVTSMGSLNVSVIFGFLNMILWGGNAWFVYKETSLHSPSNTSVPHSQGGIPPPAGM